One genomic segment of Musa acuminata AAA Group cultivar baxijiao chromosome BXJ3-3, Cavendish_Baxijiao_AAA, whole genome shotgun sequence includes these proteins:
- the LOC135633680 gene encoding alanine--tRNA ligase-like, whose amino-acid sequence MVFFAILQPLRYRVFPRARVSASVFSTATFVPKQAVKMANEATPVEWPATKVRETFFRFFEGKEHVDWRSSPVVPLDDPTLLFANAGMNQFKPIFLGTVNPTTPLGRLRRAYNTQKCIRAGGKHNDLDDVGKDTYHHTFFEMLGNWSFGDYFKAEAITWAWELLTEVYELPKDRIYATYFGGDEKLGLPADNEARDIWLRFLEPQRVLPFGCKDNFWEMGDTGPCGPCTEIHFDRLGNRDAASLVNNDDPTCIEIWNLVFIQFNRESDGSLRSLPAKHVDTGLGFERLTSILQNKMSNYDTDVFLPIFDAIQQVTGALPYSGKVGADDVDKVDMAYRVVADHIRTLSFAIADGSRPGNEGREYVLRRILRRAVRYGREVLKAQEGFFSGLVGVVTKVMGDVFPELKQYESKIQEIIADEEASFGRTLLKGIEKFKKAAQDVQGSKISGQEAFVLWDTYGFPMDLTQLMAEERGLSVDVEGFNIAMEEARQKARTARSKAVGDSIVMDADATSKLHKNGVPTTDDSYKFIWHQDHESVVKAIYTGAEFLETAFDGVDIGIVLESTSFYAEQGGQIYDTGSIDGSFGSFQVNTVQVYGGFVLHIGTLIGGAKAFSVGDKVICKVDYDRRTLIAPNHTCTHMLNFALREVLGDHVDQKGSIVLPEKLRFDFSHGKPIHPEELRKIESIVNQQIKDELNVYASEATLAAAKQIVGLRAVFGEIYPDPVRVVSIGHKVEDLLQDPDNKEWLSISTELCGGTHISNTREAKAFALLSEEGIAKGIRRVTAVTTECAFKALELASSLDAEITESSKSEGSLLEKKVATLKSKIDAAAIPAAIKADLRAKISQLEDRVRKAKKKIAEENIQKAVKAATEVAKAAASERKAFCIAQVDVGLDTAAVREAVLKVLELQGLAVMVFSTDETLNKAVVYAGVPNSGSKTGLAVLEWLNEVMKPLKGKGGGGKNGIAQGQGSDASRLEEAMDVAAKFASLKLQ is encoded by the exons ATGGTCTTCTTCGCCATTCTCCAGCCGCTCCGCTACCGAGTcttccctagggctagggttagcGCCTCGGTCTTCTCCACCGCTACCTTCGTCCCCAAGCAGGCGGTGAAGATGGCCAACGAGGCGACACCGGTGGAGTGGCCGGCGACCAAGGTGAGGGAAACCTTCTTCCGCTTTTTCGAGGGCAAGGAGCACGTCGACTGGCGGTCGAGCCCCGTGGTTCCCCTCGATGATCCCACCCTTCTCTTCGCCAACGCGGGAATGAACCAGTTCAAGCCGATCTTTCTTGGGACCGTGAACCCCACGACGCCACTTGGCCGGCTCAGGCGAGCGTATAACACCCAAAAGTGCATCCGCGCCGGAGGGAAGCACAACGATCTTGACGATGTCGGGAAGGATACCTACCACCATACGTTCTTTGAGATGCTCGGCAATTGGTCGTTCGGTGATTACTTTAAGGCTGAGGCCATCACTTGGGCCTGGGAACTCCTCACCGAG GTGTATGAATTGCCTAAAGACAGGATTTATGCTACTTATTTTGGTGGTGATGAGAAGTTAGGCCTTCCAGCTGATAATGAAGCTAGAGATATATGGCTAAGATTTTTGGAGCCTCAACGAGTGCTGCCTTTTGGTTGCAAG GACAACTTCTGGGAGATGGGTGATACTGGCCCTTGTGGACCTTGCACGGAAATTCATTTTGATCGCCTTGGCAATCGTGATGCAGCTTCCTTGGTCAATAATGATGATCCTACTTGCATTGAGATCTGGAACCTTGTGTTTATTCAG TTTAACAGGGAAAGTGATGGTAGTTTAAGGTCCTTACCGGCGAAACATGTTGATACAGGGTTGGGTTTTGAAAGATTGACTTCGATTCTTCAGAATAAAATGAGCAACTATGATACAGATGTATTCTTGCCCATATTTGATGCTATTCAACAA GTAACAGGGGCTCTGCCATACTCTGGCAAGGTTGGGGCAGATGATGTGGACAAAGTTGACATGGCTTACAGAGTGGTCGCTGATCACATAAGAACTCTTTCTTTTGCCATTGCTGATGGTTCCCGTCCTG GTAATGAGGGGCGAGAATATGTTCTTAGACGTATTCTTCGACGAGCTGTACGTTATGGTAGAGAAGTTTTAAAAGCACAAGAAGGATTTTTCAGTGG TCTTGTAGGGGTTGTCACGAAAGTGATGGGTGATGTATTTCCAGAGCTCAAGCAATATGAATCTAAGatacaagagataattgcagatgagGAAGCAAGTTTTGGAAGGACACTTTTAAAG GGAATTGAGAAGTTTAAGAAAGCTGCACAAGATGTTCAGGGCAGCAAAATAAGTGGCCAG GAGGCATTTGTTTTGTGGGACACCTATGGTTTTCCTATGGATTTAACTCAG CTAATGGCAGAAGAAAGAGGACTATCAGTCGACGTGGAAGGTTTTAATATTGCCATGGAAGAAGCCAGGCAAAAGGCTAGAACTGCTCGCAGTAAG GCAGTTGGGGACTCCATTGTGATGGATGCTGATGCTACATCCAAGTTGCATAAGAATGGTGTGCCTACAACAGATGATAGTTACAAGTTTATATGGCACCAG GATCATGAAAGTGTAGTCAAAGCTATATATACTGGTGCGGAGTTCCTAGAGACAGCTTTTGATGGAGTTGACATAGGCATTGTTTTGGAAAGTACAAGTTTCTATGCTGAGCAAGGGGGTCAG ATATATGACACTGGGTCAATTGATGGGTCATTTGGATCATTTCAAGTAAATACTGTTCAAGTATATGGAGGCTTTGTTCTTCATATTGGAACTTTAATTGGGGGGGCCAAAGCATTCTCTGTTGGCGACAAAGTAATATGCAAG GTTGACTATGACAGACGTACCTTGATCGCTCCAAACCATACTTGCACTCACATGCTTAATTTCGCACTTAGG GAAGTGCTTGGGGATCATGTTGATCAGAAGGGTTCAATTGTTCTTCCTGAGAAGTTAAGATTTGATTTCTCACATG GGAAACCCATCCATCCTGAAGAACTGAGAAAAATTGAGTCCATTGTAAACCAGCAGATTAAAGATGAGTTAAATGTGTATGCAAGTGAAGCGACTCTGGCTGCTGCGAAGCAGATAGTTGGATTGCGAGCAGTATTTGGTGAG ATCTATCCTGATCCTGTGAGGGTTGTGTCAATCGGCCATAAAGTGGAAGACCTTCTACAGGATCCAGACAATAAAGAATGGTTATCCATATCAACAGAATTATGTGGAG GTACTCATATATCAAATACTCGAGAAGCTAAAGCATTTGCCCTTCTATCTGAGGAGGGAATTGCCAAAGGAATCAGAAGAGTAACAGCTGTCACAACTGAATGTGCATTCAAGGCATTGGAGTTGGCTTCCTCTCTTGATGCTGAAATTACTGAATCATCCAAATCAGAAGGAAGCTTGCTGGAGAAG aaAGTTGCCACTCTGAAAAGCAAAATTGATGCAGCTGCTATTCCAGCAGCCATAAAAGCAGACCTCAGAGCCAAGATTTCCCAACTGGAG GATCGTGTTAGAAAGGCAAAGAAGAAGATTGCTGAGGAAAATATACAGAAAGCAGTCAAAGCAGCAACAGAAGTTGCAAAAGCTGCTGCTTCTGAACGAAAAGCCTTTTGCATCGCACAAGTAGACGTAGGGCTGGATACTGCAGCGGTTCGAGAAGCAGTGTTGAAAGTTTTGGAACTACAG GGGTTAGCGGTGATGGTGTTCAGCACAGATGAGACATTGAACAAAGCCGTGGTTTATGCTGGGGTTCCCAACAGTGGATCAAAGACTGGGCTGGCAGTGTTAGAATGGCTAAATGAAGTAATGAAGCCCCTTAAGGGAAAGGGTGGTGGTGGGAAAAACGGCATCGCCCAGGGCCAG GGGAGCGATGCATCCCGCCTTGAGGAGGCAATGGATGTCGCGGCAAAATTTGCTTCACTGAAGCTGCAATAA